A region of the Stutzerimonas stutzeri genome:
TTGGCTCCTCATCACGCTGCGCATAGCGCTGGGCGAGCACCGCGCAGACCATCAGCTGAATCTGGTGGAAGATCATCAGCGGCAGGATGATCATCCCCACGGCACTGCTGGCGAAAAGCACCTGGGCCATAGGCACGCCGGTGGCCAGGCTCTTCTTCGAGCCGGCGAAGAGAATGGTGATGCGGTCTTCGAGGTTGAAGCCCAGCCGGCTGGCAAGCCAGTGCGTCAGCCAGAGCACGAGTGCCAGCAGGGCACAGCAGACCAGCGTCAGTGCAACCAGTCGCGACAGTGGGATGAGCTGCCACAGCCCCTCGACCACCGCGTCGCTGAAGGCGGTATAGACCACCAGCAGGATGGAACCTTGGTCGACGGATTTCAGCCAGCCCTTGTTGCGCGTCACCCAGGCGCCGATCCAGCGCCGCGCAAACTGCCCGGCGATGAAGGGCACCAGCAGTTGCAGCACGATCTTGCCGATGGAATCCAGCGTCGATCCGGCTTCACCTTCCACACCCAGCAGCAACATCACCAGTACCGGCGTGAGGAAGATGCCGAGCAGGCTGGACGCCGCCGCACTGCAGATCGCAGCCGGGATGTTGCCACGCGCCAGCGAGGTGAAGGCGATGGCCGACTGCACAGTGGCGGGCAGGGCACAAAGGTAGAGAATGCCCAGGTAAAGCTCGTTACCCACCATGGGTGTCAGCAGCGGCTTGAGTGCCAGCCCCAGCAGCGGAAACATCACGAAGGTGCAGCCGAACACCAGCAGATGCAGGCGCCAGTGGCCGGCTCCGGTCAGGATGGCTTCGCGCGACAGCTTGGCGCCGTGCATGAAGAACAGCAGGGCGATGGCCAGCGTCGTGGCCCAGCCGAAGATCACCGCGCCCTGACCTTCGCAGGGCAGGAAAGTGGCAATGGCGATGACCGCCAGCAGGGCGAGAGTAAAGTTATCGAACAACAGGCGCAGATGGGCCATGGCGGGAAATCCTTGTACTTGCGGGCAACAGGCGGGGACCTTATCGTGACCAGCATCTTCCGACTAACGCCAAGCGGGCATGAAATGTCGCCAACCGGACAAGAAGCTGCATTGCTTGCGCGCCTCAACGAGCTCCGGCAGCTGCCAAGGCCCGTCTATGGTCAGCTCGACTCGCCGCCCAATCTCAAGCTCGGCTACCGCCACAGTCATCCCTGGATACAGCTGTCCCACGCCGTGGAAGGTGTACTCGAGGTGCGTACCGACCGCGGGCGCTTCATCGCGCCGCCGCTGCGCGCCGTGTGGATTCCCGCGGGAATTACCCATCAGGTGTTCTGCGCCCCGGATACCTGCATCCGCAGCCTGTACATCGACCGCAGCGTGGCTGGCGATGCACCCGAGCGCTGCCGCGTGCTGCAGGTCAGCCCGCTGCTGCGCGAACTGATCCAGCAATTCAGTACACTGCCCGAAGCCTACGCGGAGAGTGGCCCGGAAGGCCGCCTGGTGCAGGTGCTGCTGGATCAGCTTGGTAGCGCACCGGAGGTCGAACTGGTGCTGCCATTGCCGGCCGAGCCACGCCTGCGCCAGTTGTGCCGCAGGCTGCAGG
Encoded here:
- a CDS encoding AraC family transcriptional regulator codes for the protein MSPTGQEAALLARLNELRQLPRPVYGQLDSPPNLKLGYRHSHPWIQLSHAVEGVLEVRTDRGRFIAPPLRAVWIPAGITHQVFCAPDTCIRSLYIDRSVAGDAPERCRVLQVSPLLRELIQQFSTLPEAYAESGPEGRLVQVLLDQLGSAPEVELVLPLPAEPRLRQLCRRLQARPDSRERLVGWSQTLGLSERTLSRLFMRETGLTFRAWRQRLRLLSALPALERGERVTDVALGCGYESLSAFIAAFREQFGATPGEFFRSGSPGMDNS
- a CDS encoding bile acid:sodium symporter family protein, with amino-acid sequence MAHLRLLFDNFTLALLAVIAIATFLPCEGQGAVIFGWATTLAIALLFFMHGAKLSREAILTGAGHWRLHLLVFGCTFVMFPLLGLALKPLLTPMVGNELYLGILYLCALPATVQSAIAFTSLARGNIPAAICSAAASSLLGIFLTPVLVMLLLGVEGEAGSTLDSIGKIVLQLLVPFIAGQFARRWIGAWVTRNKGWLKSVDQGSILLVVYTAFSDAVVEGLWQLIPLSRLVALTLVCCALLALVLWLTHWLASRLGFNLEDRITILFAGSKKSLATGVPMAQVLFASSAVGMIILPLMIFHQIQLMVCAVLAQRYAQRDEEPKQVSEAAAS